One Mobula hypostoma chromosome 12, sMobHyp1.1, whole genome shotgun sequence genomic window, cttaccaaccattgaagtaagatccactggtctataatttcctgggctatctctactccctttcttgaataagggaacaacatctgcaaccctccaatcctccagaacctctcccatccccattgatgatgcaatgatcattgccagaggctcagcaatctcctccctcacctcccacagtagcctagggtacatcacaTCCCATCGCagagacttatctaacttgatgctttccaaaagctccagcacatctttttttgatgtctatatgctcaagcttttcaatccactgtaagttatccctacaacCACCAAGATCCtattccgtagtgaatactgaagtaaagtattcattaagtatctctgctatcccctccagttccatacacacttttccactgtcacacttgactggtcctattctctcaaatcttatcctcttgctcttcacatacttgtagaatgccttggggttttccttaatcctgcttgccaaagcCTTCTCGTGGccgcttctggctctcctaattttattcttaagctccttcctgctagccttataatcttctagatctctatcattacctagttttttttaacctttcataggcttttcttttcttcttgtctagattttcaacagcctttgtacaccaaggTTCCTGTGCCCAaccttcctttccctgtctcattggaatatacctatgcagagcaccacgcaaatatcccctgaacatttgccacatctctgccatgcatttccctgagaacatctgttcccagtttatgcttccaagttcctgcctgatagcctcatattttccctactccaattaaatgttttccttacttgtctgttcctatccttctccaatgctatggtaaaggagatagaattttgatcactatctccaaaatgctctcccactgagagacctgacacatgaccagattcatttcccaataccagagcaagtactgcctctcctcttgtaggtttatctacatctTATGTCaaggaaccttcctgaacacacctaacaaactccgcctcatctaaaccccttgctctagggagatgccaatcaatattttggaagttaaaatctcccaccacgacaaccctgttattattacacctttccagaaactgtctccctatctgctcctcgatgtccccgttactattgggtggtctataaaaagtaccatccagtagagttattgaccccttcctgtttctaacttccacccatggcgacaatccctccatgacatcctcgttttctgtagccgtgacactatctctgatcagcaatgccacgcccccacctcttttgcctccctccctgtcctttctgaaacatctaaagcctggcactctaagtaaccattccttcccctgagctatccaagtctctgtaatggccacaacatcattgctccaagtactgatccacgctctaagctcctCCGCTTTGTTCATCATGTTTCTagcatctcaaaccattggtctgagtgcatcccttctctatcacctgcctatcatccctctcGCATTGTCTCCAaggtttctctatttgtgaggcaACAGAATGGGTATTATTCTTCTAAACCATTATGGCAAATCGTGCAGTTGCTTTACGATGCAGGAAAAGAGAATATTCGAATAGGAATGTACTGAAGCCAGTTCAAAGACAGAAAATCATTCAAAAACCCATTTGTCTTcattttcttcccccccccccaccttgtgtGATCTCTTAAGCGAGCACAAATTGCACGGGCATGGACCACACCCCATTATCATGCTCAGGTGGGCCAAGTTGTTCTGTTGTGGTGAGATTACTGCTGTACTCATTAATTTGCTTCTCTGACTTTCACAGTTCATTTCCTCAtctcccccgcgcccccccccgccaaaaTTGTGAAGTCTGACTCTTTTTCCTCAAGTGAAATAGTTGTAGTATTGGCTATGGTCAACTAATATAGGATGGAATCGGTGTTGTGTACCACATATTAAGAAAACATAACGATATGCTTTCCTACAGTTACATGAAGAAAGACCTTTAAATGGTAGAAAAAAGATTTGAACCATGTCTTCATTTCTTAATTGCAATAACCCTAAAATTTGTTAACCATGAATACAACATGCAGAAAATGTATACTGTAGTTAGCTTAAAATCATGTCTAAATATTGAAATCAGTATTTTTAGATAAATTTATCAAAAATATTTTTCTATTGTACATAAATTTGTGTATCCAATACTGAATATCATAAAATACTTAATTGAAGTGAAACacttatatactgtacatgaaATACTTATATACATTTAAGACAACACAATATTGTTTTCACTATTAGTTTTATTTCCAGCTATGTTTTGAAACCAGTTTATAGTACAAAAAAATTGCAGGGAATAGCTAAAGGGAAAATGATAGAATTATTCTGTATTGTCTGTGACTCGTCAAACTATTGAGGGATTGAATTAAAATGCAGTGTTTTGTTAATCAGATCTAAATCTCCCCACAATACTGTAGCCCTATTGTCCTAGATTTTTATCCTAGACTGCGGGTTGTCTACTTTCTTGTCACTGAGTATGGTGGCTGTTATGAGGAAACTAGGGAAGGATTGATATAGTTTAGTTCATAAAAACTAAAAGGATATGCATGTCACAAGATGTGATACGAAACCTTGCAGACCAAGGTTTGATCTGTAGCTGTATTATGTTCAGTGATGAGAAATGGACAACAGAAGGGATGCGTAAGTTAATCATGAAGCAGGTCATGATTCGTCTCCAACTAATAGCAAAGAACTGCCTTCAGATGAGAAAATGAGATTATTGTATGATGGTTGAGGTTAAAGAAAGTCTATTTGCTATAATATAAATAGAGTAAATGGTATTTTGTAAATGGAATTAAAGTCAAaatactttttaaaggaaaatgattGATATAATGGAGAAAAATGTAAATATAAGTAGTATGGAATGAACTGTATTTGAAAGATATTACACAAGACTGACAACAAAGCCTTGTTTAGATCTACCGACGAtatagcacagagtaggccccTTGAGCTGTGCCATCTCAGCAGACCCAGcagccccaatttaaccctaatctaatcatgggacaatttacaatgaccaattaatctaccgtGTAcattttggactgtgtgaggaaacccaagcacctgGGAAAAACTCACATGCTCCACAGGGGCgacatacagattccttacagaggataCTGGGATTtcactccaaactctgatgtTATAGCATTGCACGAACTGCTACGGTACCGTGGCATtcacctctgtgtaaaaatcaAATTGTATAAACTGAGCTTATGGGAAATCCTAGATATGTAATTAGATTGTAGATGGAAAACCTGAAAATTATGGTCCAAGTAGGAGAATTTCTTAGAAGACATCTTGAACCATTTACTTAATCAGCATATTGTATTCCAAGAAGGGAGGAACTAACTTGCTCCAATACTGGCTTAAGAATCATTTTGAGAAGAGAAGCCTGAAAGTAGCAGAACATGTGAAACTGATGACTGTAGCTGAAACAATTTCACACACCAGCAGATACTTAAATAAAGATTATAAGATGGTGCCAATGGACTTCAGAATCTTTTGTTCCAGTGGCATTTGAAAGATAACCTCAACTAAGTTATCTTTAGTtagaaaaaatatttaaataaggtGTTGTTTAGCTGTATAGTGACCAGGGATAAAGCAGATTTGTTGAAAAATCTATTATATGATCATGTAGCTGATACTTGTTTTCCTGCACATGACAGGTCGTATAGAAGGGATAAGATGGAGAAATGAAAATCCTGGTATATATTGGTACAAGTAACAGTtgataaaagaaaaaaatgagcaTGGGGAGAAAACTACTGCACAGGAAAATAAGGGTTTTATAAAGGAATAAGATTGGATAGAAATGAAAAGGATGACTACTTGAGTGAGGAAATAGTGGAATGGGGGAAAGGTATTAAAAACTGACAATAAAATGTGAATGGAAAACAATATGAATGTTtcatatttaaataattaaaccACAATGGGTCAAAATCTTGTttttattggatatatttaatttGCTTTGCATTATTGAGATTCATAAAGTCATATAAAAGTTCAGTATTCAAAGGAACATGCTGTTTAAATTGATAATTAAAACTATGAATATTTATCTCGCTATTATACTGTTGAATGGCAAATGTTTGTGTGGATTTTAATTGGGATTCCATAGGCACTTTTGCTAGATCTGGTCACTTTCTAAAATGATTTAAGTTCTCACAGTGGTCTGAATGAAAACGGTTTCAATAAATGTTTGCATGGTAACTAAAGAGAAGGTAAATAAAGCATGCATATTTTGGTTTAAAGACCTTGCACATGCATCACTGAAACTTATCACTGTTGAGAAAGGCAGATCATACATTGGACAAAATTACATGTGATTTGAGTGCAAGAAGAAAGATGATTTTTGCTCTAATTATATAGAGTTATGGTGAAAATGTACCTGTAACATTGTTAATTGGACTGTTCTCACTACATAATCAATGGTTATGGTTGAGGTTAGGATTGACTCATTTGAATTAAATAGTGTTCAGAAAAACAAAaggccatacagcacagaaacaggtttcaTCCCAATTCATTCACGTTGACCAACTAGTCCAATTAATCTGCATTTGGCCTATATTCCTCTACCCTCCCTATCCacttacctgtccaaatgtattgTGATTAGACCtacttctaccacttcctctggaagctcatttCACACCCAACATCCACCAACTGGGAAACTGCCTTCAGGTCCCCTTCCCATCTTACTTTAAAAACATGCCTTTAGACTCCTCTAACCTAGGCATAGAGATTCTggtcatccaccttatctacgcCCATGATTAGTTTATAAAGCTctctggccaagtggttagggtgttgggctcATGATCTGAAGGTCCTGGGTtcgtctcggccaaggcagcgtgttgtgtctttgagaaaggcactgaaccacacattgctccactcagctgaaaatgggtaccggcaaatgccgGGGATtgacctcgcgatagactggcatcctatccgggggaggggggagtctcgtactcagtcgcttcacgccacagaaaccggcataagcaccggcctgatgggccacaagaaTCGGAACAGACTTTAACCTTAAGTACACTCCCTCCTCAGTGTTCTTCCCTCCAGCCCCAGCCTAGCCACTCTTTCCTtctaactcaattaaaataagagccttgtgaatcttttctgcattgtTGCGAGctgaatgacatccttcctataccatGATCACCTCAAAATATGAGTGATCTCAGTAGCACTTCATATAGGGCTTGTGGGCCCTATTGTTTTCCTAACTCCAGGTGTCTGGAACCAGGCAAATCATTTTACAATAGTTTGAAGAATCGTCAATTTTGGAGACCTTAAACCAGACGACAATCCTTTGCCCAAATGGATGATTTGTACCTCTGTCAGTGAGGGGGTTTTGaagtaattcagattttttttaagaGAACCAAGCTAGAGTTAGTGCATTAGGTAGAAATGAGACTATAAAGTATTATCTTCATCCATAGTTGACAAGATTTGAATGACCTAATACTGCTTTCTTTTCTCATTCATATCCTCAAATATACACGAACGATTCAGAAACTATTTATTTCGGTAGTCTATAATGTTTTGTAAACCGTTGCATTATAGGATTCACGAAATCAGGTGCAAGAAAAGTGCGGTAATCAGAGATTTTACCGTTCCCTTCTCACGTATGAACTATTTTTTGCATCGTGTTATGGATTCTTTTTATAACTCGAACAATTAGGTTCCCATTCCATTTTGAGGAAAGAAGAACGTTCTATCTTATGTATTCTTGCTGAAGGTGCCCGAAATTCAAAACGTTTTAGTTGCACGAGACTGTATGAAGCTTTGCATCCAGTTTGACGCCTAGTTGAGAGCCAAAGATCACCTGATTGCAAATTCCTAATTAGTAGCTTCCAAATAACTCATCCGATGGTGAAATCTTCAAATGTTGCCTACCCCTGATTACACTGTGCAACACCCTAGCTACTAGTATCAAATATGCTTTATCCAGCCCGGCGCAGTTATCGGTGCTATTGATATGTGCGATTTTTGATTAGTTTCAATTACGCAATGACACTTTCAAATTTCAGCTCAATTTTATTGTTATGTCAACATTTAACAGAGAGCGCATTCTTGCACCCTAAAATGTTTCTTTTCCAATCGATTAACAGACGCCGTACACCGAATTTGCGTTGAACAACaattatacagtactgtattttgcaTTTAAACACAAACAATGCTCCGATGGCTCCCAGGCCAAAGATACCCGTGGCAGCAATCGGATGCCGCTCCTCGGCGCTTCAGCAGAAAAAGCTGATTTGCCTTTTGGTACAGCCCCTCCGACAGCAGAGATCGGCATGAGTTTGATTGAATAGACGCTTGTCCCGGGGTGCATTCTGGTAAACCGCCAACATGTCTTCCAAAAGGTCCCGTCTGTAACTCGAATCCTCTCCGCTGGATGATCCCAAACCTTGGGCGAGGAGCCGTTTTGAAAGGTGGAATCCCACGAACGGTGGTTTCTGATGCTCTGTTGGTGACCCAAAACAAAACACAACGTCTGAGATTCGCTCGCCAAAATATCTCTGCAGAAATTTTTATTCGTAAGTACAGTTTAATCTGACCACCCAATTCAAACCGAAGGCAAGGACTTCGAAATTATATTTTAGTAATAAAGTGCAATTTTAATACATTAGATATTTACGAAGTACGATGATGCATTATCATGCATATTGAAGAGTGGTGATTAAATTGCCACTCTTAATTTCTGTTATATTCCAAAACAAATGGAAGAAACCTTATTTTTAATATTCAGAAAGAAAACAAAGTTGGCCAATTACAACATCAAGTGCAAAAATTAGGTTCAAATGTAGCGAATGAATCAAACATTCTCTGGCGCAAACTATTAAAGCGGCTTCTCAGGAAAACTTTTTGAAACAGTTGGAACTAGGAGAGTTTTCGGCGGGACGGCGAACGCCAGCTCACCCAGCATCTCGTTGGGTCCGGTTTCTCTCCGCCAGCGCGAAGCGCCGCACATGTAGACCACTGCCCGTATCAGGTCGCGGCCGCACAGCCTGAGCAGCGTCGGCTTTTCCGGGCTGACCCGGGAGACGGCGAGCAGCGCCAGTAAGGGCGGCAGCAGCAGCAGCGTAGACCGCATACTCGTTCGTTCTAAGCAGCAGCAGTCGGGTAACAAGTGGCCAGCGGGAGGAAAGTCGCCTCATCAACTCAGGTGGCTGCTCTTTTATAGCGAGATGCCGAGAGTCGATCCTCTCAGCCcgcctctccaccccacccctctaGTGAAGGTGTTGATGAAGGCACTCGCAATACTAAAAGAAACAAGGTTGAGAACGAATTGGAGACCTGAAGGAATACAGTACAAAGGAGCGTAAGCGAGGCATTAAAAAGGTGGGGCGAATATAAACACACATTTTAACGTCCATAGTAATCTGTTATCGTAAGGTATGTGGAAAAATGTAAGGTAATATGGAATAAGAAAATATTTTGCAATACCTCCTTTCGACTTACACGGTTCTTACGGAAGATGGCAGCGAAACGTGAGTCCGAAGTTAGTTAGGGCTGCTCCTTCCCCGAGATTTCCAGAAACGGCGCAGCAACAACCCGCGAGTCACGACTTGGTTCT contains:
- the insl5a gene encoding insulin-like 5a; the protein is MRSTLLLLPPLLALLAVSRVSPEKPTLLRLCGRDLIRAVVYMCGASRWRRETGPNEMLEHQKPPFVGFHLSKRLLAQGLGSSSGEDSSYRRDLLEDMLAVYQNAPRDKRLFNQTHADLCCRRGCTKRQISFFC